The following coding sequences are from one Streptomyces angustmyceticus window:
- a CDS encoding phosphatase PAP2 family protein translates to MRTDDKLDQMEERPTDRVRPPSMTRTRMWLFWGTLAVYLAIVAGVLATSWLVTFDWQVMFFRPYKQWPEIHAFLDYFVVLGQRGPTAVAVAAWLGWRCWRQRNLHPLLVLGASLLLLNITVGAAKLGMGRLGPHYATVVGANEMGLGGDIFPSGHTANAVVTWGVLAYLATTSLRRRTLSVIAALGALGVGMTTVYLGTHWVSDVLLGWAAGLLVLLAMPWLEPGITWFEDRLMGILLRLWLRLRPDSLRGPLPVGSLAPGVSRQRIAPDGEVLVREPISAGTGGRSAAHTPDGWPHHPSRPYTIRSERAPAAPAGSRRPPHADRMPRTIPLSPTSGRGRNASG, encoded by the coding sequence GTGCGTACCGATGACAAGCTCGACCAGATGGAGGAGCGCCCGACCGATCGCGTCCGACCGCCCAGCATGACCCGGACCCGCATGTGGCTGTTCTGGGGCACGCTGGCGGTGTATCTCGCGATCGTGGCCGGGGTGCTCGCCACTTCATGGCTGGTCACGTTCGACTGGCAAGTCATGTTCTTCAGGCCGTACAAGCAATGGCCCGAGATCCATGCCTTCCTCGACTACTTCGTTGTACTGGGGCAGCGCGGACCGACCGCGGTGGCGGTGGCGGCCTGGCTGGGCTGGCGCTGCTGGCGCCAGCGCAACCTCCACCCGCTGCTGGTGCTCGGCGCCTCGCTGCTGCTGCTGAACATCACCGTGGGCGCCGCCAAGCTCGGCATGGGCCGGCTCGGCCCGCACTACGCGACCGTGGTCGGCGCCAACGAGATGGGGCTCGGCGGCGACATATTCCCCTCGGGCCACACCGCGAACGCCGTGGTGACCTGGGGTGTGCTGGCCTACCTGGCGACCACCTCGCTGCGCCGCCGGACGCTGTCGGTGATCGCCGCGCTGGGCGCGCTGGGCGTCGGCATGACCACCGTCTACCTCGGCACCCACTGGGTCAGCGACGTGCTGCTCGGCTGGGCGGCCGGACTGCTGGTGCTGCTGGCGATGCCGTGGCTGGAGCCCGGGATCACCTGGTTCGAGGACCGCCTCATGGGCATCCTGCTGCGGCTCTGGCTGCGGCTGCGCCCCGATTCGCTGCGCGGCCCGCTGCCGGTCGGCTCACTGGCCCCCGGCGTCTCCCGGCAGCGCATCGCCCCCGACGGCGAGGTGCTCGTCCGCGAACCGATCTCCGCGGGCACCGGCGGCCGGTCCGCCGCCCATACCCCGGACGGCTGGCCGCACCACCCGTCGCGCCCGTACACCATCCGCTCGGAGCGCGCCCCGGCCGCACCGGCCGGCAGCCGGCGGCCGCCGCACGCGGACCGGATGCCGCGCACCATTCCGCTGAGCCCGACGTCCGGGCGCGGCCGCAACGCGAGCGGCTGA
- a CDS encoding glycosyltransferase family 39 protein, producing MNDLASAAVPGRPPRAIPAVRAALRRAAPALAAFAAVRLLGLVVLAVWSAADGKDWHTLLTARWDALWYTRVAEQGYGYTVRLPTGEVHSNLAFFPLLPWLERGLSALSPLSAADAGMVVSWLASLAAAWALYATGERLHGHRAGVALAALWAAVPVGIVQSMAYSESLFTALAAWSLYAVLTGRWAGAGVLASLAGLTRPVGAAVVAAVWITAAVTLWRQRSCGAGVRAALRARPGLLPGVLLAPLGWCGFFLWVGARQGSFTGYLDVQGEWGNGFDGGLAFGAFVWRQLSGPAFAAGLGLLVGVGLVVWLYLRGVRQGQPLPLAVYCGAVLLLALTAKGYFGSKPRLMLPAYPLLLPLAAGLARWRPVRAWAVVGLVAAGSAAYGAFWLNGSGPP from the coding sequence ATGAACGATCTTGCCTCCGCCGCCGTTCCCGGCCGCCCGCCGCGCGCCATCCCGGCCGTACGCGCCGCGCTGCGCCGGGCCGCGCCCGCACTCGCGGCCTTCGCGGCGGTCCGGCTGCTGGGGCTCGTGGTCCTCGCGGTCTGGTCCGCGGCCGACGGCAAGGACTGGCACACGCTGCTGACCGCCCGCTGGGACGCGCTCTGGTACACCCGGGTCGCCGAGCAGGGTTACGGCTACACCGTGCGGCTGCCCACCGGCGAGGTGCACTCCAACCTGGCCTTCTTCCCGCTGCTGCCGTGGCTGGAGCGCGGCCTGTCCGCCCTGTCGCCGCTGTCGGCCGCCGACGCCGGGATGGTGGTGTCCTGGCTGGCCTCGCTGGCCGCGGCCTGGGCGCTGTACGCGACCGGCGAGCGGCTCCACGGACACCGGGCCGGGGTCGCCCTGGCGGCGCTGTGGGCCGCGGTGCCGGTCGGGATCGTGCAGTCGATGGCGTACTCGGAGTCGCTGTTCACCGCGCTCGCGGCCTGGAGCCTGTACGCCGTGCTGACCGGGCGCTGGGCGGGGGCGGGGGTCCTGGCCTCGCTGGCCGGGCTGACCCGGCCGGTGGGCGCGGCGGTGGTCGCGGCGGTGTGGATCACCGCGGCGGTGACGCTGTGGCGGCAGCGGTCCTGCGGCGCGGGGGTGCGCGCGGCGCTGCGCGCCCGGCCCGGCCTGCTGCCCGGTGTGCTGCTCGCCCCGCTCGGCTGGTGCGGCTTCTTCCTGTGGGTGGGCGCGCGGCAGGGCTCGTTCACCGGCTACCTGGACGTCCAGGGCGAGTGGGGCAACGGCTTCGACGGGGGGCTCGCCTTCGGCGCCTTCGTCTGGCGGCAGCTGTCGGGGCCCGCGTTCGCGGCCGGGCTCGGGCTGCTCGTCGGCGTCGGGCTGGTGGTCTGGCTGTATCTGCGCGGCGTGCGGCAGGGCCAGCCGCTGCCGCTGGCGGTCTACTGCGGGGCCGTGCTGCTGCTCGCGCTGACCGCCAAGGGCTACTTCGGCTCCAAACCGCGGCTGATGCTGCCGGCGTATCCGCTGCTGCTGCCGCTCGCCGCGGGGCTCGCGCGATGGCGCCCGGTGCGGGCCTGGGCGGTCGTCGGCCTGGTGGCGGCGGGCTCGGCGGCGTACGGGGCGTTCTGGCTGAACGGGTCCGGGCCGCCCTGA
- a CDS encoding MFS transporter — MSGTTASGSGRTAGVPRLTGGGANRWTVLIVLCVSLLFVALDTTILYVAVPSVTEDLRPGPVELLWIVDVYPLIAASLLILFGTLGDRVGRRRILLLGYGLFGLASAAAALAPNPQILMVARALLGIGGAMIMPATLSILRQVFPDRRERAVAIGVWSAVAAVGAAVGPVLGGFLVENFWWGSVFLINIPMMAVMLLVGRWLLPESRGERNGPWDVIGAIVAALGVLGVVLGVKRIGSGTAVLGVTTLLPIVLGVLLLVVFVRRQRRREHPLIDMRLFARPAFGTSVGCIVLAMLALVGLQLIAVQYLQLVLGLSPLETGLRMLPLVFAAMAAGLTGSKMLQALGPRAMVSLGFVLTATAVLCLTAMSSQDRPWLLSLGFVLLGFGFQSTLFGAYESMLSEAPAEQSGGAAAIGETSYQLGAGIGVALLGSVMNAAYAPGLNHVDGVPRHASASAAHSLGEAYKVAAGLGEGARAALREAARESFVRGLHVTLVASAVLLLIGAGIALRLPRRAADSTERAEADGEPAPGEGTAGAAREGEPAPARSGR, encoded by the coding sequence ATGTCCGGGACGACCGCGTCCGGCAGTGGACGGACGGCTGGTGTTCCCCGGCTCACCGGCGGCGGCGCGAACCGCTGGACCGTATTGATCGTGCTGTGCGTCAGCCTGCTCTTCGTCGCGCTGGACACCACGATCCTGTACGTCGCCGTGCCCTCCGTCACCGAGGACCTGCGGCCGGGGCCGGTCGAACTCCTCTGGATCGTCGACGTCTACCCGCTGATCGCGGCCTCGCTGCTGATCCTCTTCGGCACCCTCGGCGACCGCGTCGGCCGCCGCCGCATCCTCCTTCTCGGCTACGGCCTCTTCGGTCTCGCCTCGGCCGCCGCCGCGCTCGCGCCCAACCCGCAGATCCTGATGGTGGCCCGCGCCCTGCTCGGCATCGGCGGCGCCATGATCATGCCGGCCACGCTGTCGATCCTGCGTCAGGTCTTCCCCGACCGGCGCGAGCGAGCGGTCGCCATCGGCGTGTGGAGCGCGGTGGCCGCGGTCGGCGCCGCGGTCGGTCCGGTGCTCGGCGGGTTCCTCGTCGAGAACTTCTGGTGGGGCTCGGTCTTCCTCATCAACATCCCGATGATGGCCGTGATGCTGCTGGTCGGGCGGTGGCTGCTGCCGGAGTCGCGCGGTGAGCGCAACGGCCCCTGGGACGTGATCGGCGCGATCGTCGCGGCCCTCGGAGTGCTGGGCGTCGTCCTCGGCGTGAAGCGGATCGGCAGCGGCACGGCCGTGCTGGGCGTGACCACGCTCCTGCCCATCGTCCTCGGGGTGCTGCTGCTGGTCGTGTTCGTCCGCCGCCAGCGCCGGCGCGAGCACCCGCTGATCGACATGCGGCTGTTCGCCCGGCCCGCGTTCGGCACCTCCGTCGGCTGCATCGTGCTGGCCATGCTCGCCCTGGTGGGCCTGCAGCTGATCGCCGTCCAGTACCTCCAACTCGTCCTCGGGCTGAGCCCGCTGGAGACCGGCCTGCGGATGCTGCCGCTGGTCTTCGCCGCGATGGCCGCGGGCCTGACCGGCTCGAAGATGCTGCAGGCCCTCGGGCCGCGCGCCATGGTCTCCCTCGGCTTCGTGCTGACCGCGACCGCCGTGCTCTGTCTGACCGCGATGAGCAGCCAGGACCGTCCGTGGCTGCTGTCCCTGGGCTTCGTCCTGCTCGGCTTCGGCTTCCAGTCCACGCTGTTCGGGGCGTACGAGTCGATGCTCAGCGAGGCGCCCGCCGAGCAGTCGGGCGGCGCCGCCGCGATCGGGGAGACCTCCTACCAGCTCGGCGCCGGGATCGGCGTCGCCCTGCTCGGCAGCGTCATGAACGCCGCCTACGCCCCGGGCCTGAACCATGTCGACGGCGTCCCCCGGCACGCCTCGGCCTCGGCCGCGCACTCCCTGGGCGAGGCGTACAAGGTGGCCGCGGGACTGGGCGAGGGCGCCAGGGCCGCGCTGCGCGAGGCCGCCCGGGAGTCCTTCGTGCGCGGGCTGCACGTCACCCTCGTCGCCAGCGCCGTGCTGCTGCTGATCGGCGCGGGCATCGCGCTGCGGCTGCCGCGCCGGGCGGCGGACTCCACGGAGCGGGCCGAGGCGGACGGGGAGCCTGCTCCGGGCGAGGGCACGGCCGGCGCCGCCCGCGAGGGCGAGCCCGCCCCGGCGCGTTCCGGCCGCTGA
- a CDS encoding acyl-CoA dehydrogenase family protein encodes MSAQPFRASSAVPPFDPGDPLGLDDLLTDEDRAVRDTVRGWAADRVLPGIADWYERGELPGIRELARELGSLGALGMSLTGYGCAGASAVQYGLACLELEAADSGIRSLVSVQGSLAMYAIWRFGSEEQKQQWLPRMAAGEAIGCFGLTEPDIGSDPAAMRTHAKRDGGDWVLNGRKMWITNGSVAGVAVVWARTDDGIRGFVVPTDTPGFSAPEIKHKWSLRASVTSELVMDDVRLPADAVLPEVTGLRGPLGCLSHARYGIVWGSMGAARASFEAALDYAKSREQFGRPIGGFQLTQAKLADMAVELHKGILLAHHLGLRMDAGRLRPEQISFGKLNNVREAIEICRTARTILGANGISLEYPVMRHATNLESVLTYEGTVEMHQLVLGKALTGLDAFR; translated from the coding sequence ATGTCCGCACAGCCGTTCCGAGCTTCCTCCGCGGTGCCGCCGTTCGACCCCGGTGACCCCCTGGGCCTGGACGACCTGCTGACCGACGAGGACCGCGCGGTCCGCGACACCGTCCGCGGCTGGGCCGCCGACCGGGTGCTGCCGGGGATCGCCGACTGGTACGAGCGCGGCGAACTGCCCGGCATCCGTGAACTCGCCCGCGAACTGGGCTCCCTGGGCGCCCTCGGGATGTCCCTGACCGGCTACGGCTGCGCCGGGGCCTCGGCCGTCCAGTACGGCCTGGCCTGCCTGGAGCTGGAGGCCGCCGACTCCGGCATCCGCTCGCTGGTCTCCGTCCAGGGCTCGCTCGCCATGTACGCGATCTGGCGCTTCGGTTCCGAGGAGCAGAAGCAGCAGTGGCTGCCCCGGATGGCGGCCGGCGAGGCCATCGGCTGCTTCGGCCTGACCGAGCCCGACATCGGCTCCGATCCCGCGGCGATGCGCACCCACGCCAAGCGCGACGGCGGGGACTGGGTGCTCAACGGCCGCAAGATGTGGATCACCAACGGCTCGGTGGCCGGCGTCGCGGTGGTCTGGGCCCGCACCGACGACGGCATCCGCGGGTTCGTGGTCCCCACGGACACCCCGGGGTTCTCGGCCCCCGAGATCAAGCACAAGTGGTCCCTGCGGGCCTCGGTGACCAGCGAACTGGTCATGGACGACGTACGGCTGCCGGCCGACGCGGTGCTCCCTGAGGTCACCGGGCTGCGCGGCCCGCTCGGCTGTCTCAGCCACGCCCGCTACGGCATCGTCTGGGGCTCCATGGGGGCCGCCCGCGCCAGCTTCGAGGCGGCGCTGGACTACGCGAAGTCGCGCGAGCAGTTCGGCAGGCCCATCGGCGGCTTCCAGCTCACCCAGGCCAAGCTCGCCGACATGGCCGTCGAGCTGCACAAGGGCATCCTGCTGGCCCATCACCTGGGGCTGCGGATGGACGCGGGGCGGCTGCGCCCCGAGCAGATCAGCTTCGGCAAGCTGAACAACGTCCGGGAGGCGATCGAGATCTGCCGCACGGCCCGGACGATCCTCGGCGCCAACGGGATCTCGCTGGAGTACCCCGTCATGCGGCATGCGACCAACCTGGAATCGGTGCTGACCTACGAGGGCACCGTCGAGATGCACCAGCTGGTGCTCGGCAAGGCGCTCACCGGCCTGGACGCCTTCCGGTGA
- a CDS encoding cell division protein SepF yields the protein MGSVRKASAWLGLVDDSDDERYYDDDYAEGPDAGDSGESPWVTDPRVRVADEAAQDQGTRIATVTPESFRDARGIGELFRDGVPVIVNLTAMEPSDAKRVVDFAAGLTFGLRGSIERVATRVFLLTPADYKVVSGEARGHRNGGFFNQS from the coding sequence ATGGGATCGGTGCGCAAGGCGAGCGCCTGGCTTGGCCTCGTCGACGACAGTGATGACGAGCGCTACTACGACGACGACTACGCCGAGGGACCCGATGCCGGCGACTCGGGCGAGAGCCCCTGGGTCACCGACCCCCGGGTCCGGGTGGCCGACGAGGCCGCCCAGGACCAGGGCACCCGCATCGCCACGGTCACTCCGGAGAGCTTCCGGGACGCCCGCGGCATCGGCGAACTCTTCCGGGACGGCGTCCCGGTCATCGTCAACCTGACGGCCATGGAGCCCTCCGACGCCAAGCGCGTGGTGGACTTCGCGGCCGGCCTGACCTTCGGGCTGCGCGGTTCGATCGAGCGGGTCGCCACCCGGGTGTTCCTGCTGACCCCCGCCGACTACAAGGTCGTCAGCGGCGAGGCCCGCGGGCACCGCAACGGCGGTTTCTTCAACCAGAGTTGA
- a CDS encoding S1 family peptidase: protein MRNERTIPRSGVARRTRLIAVASGLVAVGAIAIPTANAQIPAPTKTFSATQLSAAGQAVRTADVAGTAWRVDSRTHTLIVTADRTVSQAEIARIERAAGSNADAVRIDRIAGTFRKFISGGDAIYAPSWRCSLGFNVRSGSTYYALTAGHCTDGNPPWTTGSGASIGPTAGSSFPGNDYGIIKYTGSVSHAGTVGSQDITSAGTPTVGQTVTRRGSTTGTHSGKVTALNATVNYGGGDIVSGLIQTTVCAEPGDSGGPLYSGTKALGLTSGGSGDCTSGGTTFFQPVTEALSAYGVSVY, encoded by the coding sequence GTGAGGAACGAGCGCACCATCCCCCGCAGCGGCGTAGCGAGACGCACCCGGCTGATCGCCGTGGCGTCCGGACTGGTGGCCGTCGGTGCCATCGCCATCCCCACCGCCAACGCACAGATACCCGCCCCCACGAAGACGTTCAGCGCCACCCAGCTCTCCGCCGCCGGCCAGGCGGTGCGCACCGCGGATGTCGCGGGCACCGCCTGGCGGGTCGACAGCAGGACCCACACCCTGATCGTCACCGCCGACCGCACGGTCTCCCAGGCCGAGATCGCCAGGATCGAGCGGGCCGCCGGCAGCAACGCCGACGCGGTCCGCATCGACCGGATCGCGGGCACCTTCCGCAAGTTCATCTCCGGCGGCGACGCCATCTACGCCCCCAGCTGGCGCTGCTCACTGGGCTTCAACGTCCGCAGCGGCAGCACCTACTACGCCCTGACCGCCGGTCACTGCACCGACGGCAACCCGCCGTGGACCACCGGCTCGGGGGCGAGCATCGGCCCGACCGCGGGCAGCAGCTTCCCCGGCAACGACTACGGCATCATCAAGTACACCGGCTCGGTGTCGCACGCGGGCACCGTCGGCAGCCAGGACATCACCAGCGCCGGCACCCCGACCGTCGGCCAGACGGTCACCCGCCGGGGCTCCACCACGGGCACCCACAGCGGCAAGGTCACCGCGCTGAACGCCACCGTCAACTACGGCGGCGGCGACATCGTCTCCGGACTCATCCAGACCACCGTCTGCGCCGAGCCCGGCGACAGCGGCGGCCCCCTCTACTCCGGGACCAAGGCCCTCGGCCTCACCTCCGGCGGCAGCGGCGACTGCACCTCCGGCGGCACCACGTTCTTCCAGCCGGTCACCGAGGCGCTGAGCGCCTACGGGGTGAGCGTCTACTGA
- a CDS encoding slipin family protein: MVEELVTAGVALASVGAVYFVAAARVIKQYERGVVLRLGRLASEVRGPGFTMIVPGIDRLRKVNMQIVTMPVPAQEGITRDNVTVRVDAVVYFKVVDAADAVVRVEDYRFAVSQMAQTSLRSIIGKSELDDLLSNREKLNQGLELMMDSPAIGWGVTVDRVEIKDVSLPETMKRSMARQAEATRDRRARVINADAELQASKKLAEAAGAMSDQPAALQLRLLQTVVAVAAEKNSTLVLPFPVELLRFLERSGLQAQAQTAAAQAERSVGEKPAGPAAPGSPRPAAGAGAGTDGAPPPELEDLPESEDLP, from the coding sequence ATGGTCGAAGAACTGGTGACGGCCGGGGTGGCGCTGGCCTCCGTGGGTGCCGTGTACTTCGTGGCCGCGGCGCGGGTGATCAAGCAGTACGAGCGCGGCGTGGTGCTCCGGCTGGGGCGGCTGGCCTCCGAGGTGCGCGGGCCGGGGTTCACCATGATCGTTCCGGGTATCGACCGGCTGCGCAAGGTCAACATGCAGATCGTCACGATGCCGGTGCCCGCCCAGGAGGGCATCACCCGGGACAACGTGACCGTCCGGGTCGACGCCGTCGTCTACTTCAAGGTCGTGGACGCCGCCGACGCGGTCGTACGGGTCGAGGACTACCGCTTCGCGGTCTCGCAGATGGCACAGACCTCGCTGCGGTCGATCATCGGCAAGAGCGAACTGGACGATCTGCTGTCGAACCGGGAGAAGCTCAACCAGGGCCTGGAGCTGATGATGGACAGCCCGGCCATCGGCTGGGGCGTCACCGTCGACCGGGTGGAGATCAAGGACGTCTCGCTGCCGGAGACGATGAAGCGGTCGATGGCCCGCCAGGCGGAGGCCACCCGCGACCGGCGCGCCCGGGTGATCAACGCCGACGCCGAGCTGCAGGCGTCGAAGAAGCTGGCCGAGGCGGCCGGGGCGATGTCCGACCAGCCCGCCGCGCTGCAACTGCGGCTGCTGCAGACCGTGGTGGCGGTCGCCGCCGAGAAGAACTCCACCCTCGTCCTGCCCTTCCCCGTGGAGCTGCTGCGCTTCCTGGAGCGCTCCGGGCTGCAGGCGCAGGCCCAGACCGCCGCGGCCCAGGCGGAGCGGAGCGTCGGCGAAAAACCGGCCGGCCCGGCGGCGCCCGGATCCCCGCGGCCGGCCGCCGGGGCCGGGGCCGGGACGGACGGTGCGCCGCCCCCGGAGCTGGAGGACCTCCCGGAGTCGGAGGATCTGCCGTAG
- a CDS encoding S1 family peptidase, whose product MKHRRIPNRRVIIAGAGALALAATATVTLANANASTAPARTPALAKLTSAAAAGLASHLKTDTAGAFYDAKAKKLVVNVVNQAQARAVRAKGAEARLVKHTFAQLDSARRTLKSKATIPGTSWGIDPQSNKVVVTADRTVKGTRLDRLTKVAQALGDKVEVRHSKGEFKPFIGGGDAIWGSGARCSLGFNVVKDGQPYFLTAGHCGNDIKSWSDKQGGSAIATTEDSKFPGNDFSLAKYTGDTPHPSEVDLYNGSTQKITKAAEATVGEKVQRSGSTTQVHGGTVKALNASVNYQEGTVEGLIQTDVCAEPGDSGGALFDGDAAIGLTSGGSGDCSQGGETFFQPVTEALKAYGAKIG is encoded by the coding sequence TTGAAGCACCGTCGCATACCCAACCGGCGCGTCATCATCGCGGGTGCCGGAGCCCTGGCGCTCGCCGCGACCGCCACCGTCACGCTCGCCAACGCCAACGCGTCCACGGCCCCCGCCCGCACCCCCGCGCTCGCCAAGCTGACCTCCGCCGCGGCGGCCGGCCTCGCCTCGCACCTGAAGACGGACACCGCCGGTGCCTTCTACGACGCCAAGGCCAAGAAGCTGGTCGTGAACGTCGTGAACCAGGCGCAGGCCCGTGCCGTGCGGGCCAAGGGCGCGGAAGCCAGACTCGTCAAGCACACCTTCGCCCAGCTCGACTCGGCCCGGCGGACCCTGAAGTCGAAGGCGACCATCCCCGGCACGTCCTGGGGCATCGACCCGCAGAGCAACAAGGTCGTGGTGACCGCGGACCGCACGGTCAAGGGCACCAGGCTGGACCGGCTCACCAAGGTCGCCCAGGCGCTCGGCGACAAGGTCGAGGTCCGCCACAGCAAGGGCGAGTTCAAACCCTTCATCGGCGGCGGCGACGCGATCTGGGGGAGCGGTGCCCGCTGCTCGCTCGGCTTCAACGTCGTCAAGGACGGCCAGCCGTACTTCCTGACGGCCGGCCACTGCGGCAACGACATCAAGAGCTGGTCCGACAAGCAGGGCGGCTCGGCGATCGCGACCACCGAGGACTCGAAGTTCCCGGGCAACGACTTCTCCCTCGCCAAGTACACGGGCGACACCCCGCACCCCAGCGAGGTCGACCTCTACAACGGCAGCACGCAGAAGATCACCAAGGCCGCCGAGGCCACCGTCGGTGAGAAGGTGCAGCGCAGCGGCAGCACCACCCAGGTCCACGGCGGCACGGTCAAGGCCCTGAACGCCAGCGTCAACTACCAGGAGGGCACGGTCGAGGGTCTGATCCAGACCGATGTCTGCGCCGAGCCCGGCGACAGCGGCGGCGCGCTCTTCGACGGCGACGCCGCGATCGGCCTCACCTCCGGCGGCAGCGGCGACTGCTCCCAGGGCGGCGAGACCTTCTTCCAGCCCGTCACCGAGGCCCTGAAGGCCT